Proteins found in one Campylobacter concisus genomic segment:
- a CDS encoding mechanosensitive ion channel domain-containing protein: MRKILTVILLSFIMLFGAENNKTQEENILSLTNQILTLNNQIQIIKAQQKDTNSTKADNSNLAGLQKKKNDLLEKIPLYVMQIEVTQNDIDKFILQKNNLEKKVARLEKQSNKDAYVQSAIELEKMKIDYAYLSALINLEEIFKKGAKANSIKEVIDNGLLNLQTNSYVSIKELKDSLNETSSSYDNAFAELDLKKETDEEILIYLKNNADLLSSSMILSELNLVDTVEYINKLTSINSAKFNVGKIVVIIVVFLFFVSLTRILAKLTYWLMSLIASGEGVKEAKDQIVDIVKKPISALLIIYALNICIGVAFYPVPVPLTLANIFSIVYIVAFSWLVLTILNGYGIVIIDKIAQKSRRKEVVNLVLKVVYVIVLIIALLLILQKLGFDISALIASLGIGGLAVAFAAKDIIANFFASVMMLFDNSFSQGDWIVCGDIEGTVVEVGFRKTTIRSFDNALIFVPNSKLASDPVRNWSRRKVGRRIRMLIGIEYGATTDEIKKCVDDIKTMLINHPDIAKSEDITAKKKGLKYRQSIVSVDDYAGYKSNLFVVVDDFADSSINILVYCFAKTIVWGEFLDVKQDVMLKIMDILKQNGLNFAFPSQSLYIESVKDKI; encoded by the coding sequence ATGCGTAAAATTTTAACTGTCATTTTGCTCTCATTTATAATGCTTTTTGGTGCTGAAAATAATAAAACTCAAGAAGAAAATATACTAAGCCTAACAAATCAAATTTTGACTTTAAACAATCAAATCCAAATCATAAAAGCACAGCAAAAAGATACGAACTCAACAAAAGCTGATAATTCAAATTTGGCTGGACTTCAAAAGAAAAAAAATGACCTTTTGGAAAAAATTCCACTATATGTTATGCAGATTGAAGTAACTCAAAACGATATTGATAAATTTATTTTGCAAAAAAATAATTTAGAAAAAAAAGTAGCTAGATTAGAGAAGCAATCAAACAAAGATGCTTACGTTCAAAGTGCTATTGAGCTTGAGAAAATGAAGATAGATTATGCTTATTTATCGGCTTTAATTAATCTTGAAGAGATATTTAAAAAAGGTGCTAAAGCAAACTCTATAAAAGAGGTTATAGATAACGGACTTTTAAATTTACAAACAAATTCTTACGTCAGCATAAAAGAGCTAAAAGATTCGCTAAATGAGACTTCAAGCTCTTACGATAACGCATTTGCCGAGCTTGATCTAAAAAAAGAAACTGATGAGGAAATCTTAATCTATCTTAAAAACAATGCCGATCTTCTAAGCTCAAGCATGATCTTATCAGAGTTAAATTTAGTCGATACGGTCGAATATATAAATAAGCTAACTTCTATAAATTCGGCAAAATTTAACGTTGGCAAGATCGTAGTTATAATCGTAGTATTTTTATTTTTTGTCTCACTTACAAGAATTCTCGCCAAGCTTACATATTGGCTTATGTCACTCATTGCATCGGGCGAAGGTGTAAAGGAGGCAAAGGATCAGATAGTAGATATCGTTAAAAAGCCTATCTCTGCGCTTCTTATCATTTATGCACTAAATATTTGTATCGGTGTTGCCTTTTATCCAGTACCAGTGCCACTAACTCTAGCAAATATCTTCTCGATCGTCTATATAGTTGCATTTTCATGGCTTGTTTTAACTATCCTAAATGGTTATGGCATAGTAATAATCGATAAAATTGCTCAAAAGAGCAGACGAAAAGAGGTTGTAAATTTAGTTTTAAAAGTAGTCTACGTAATTGTATTAATAATCGCACTTTTACTAATTCTTCAAAAGCTTGGCTTTGATATATCAGCGCTCATAGCTTCACTTGGTATCGGTGGTCTTGCTGTTGCATTTGCTGCAAAGGACATTATCGCAAACTTCTTTGCTTCTGTCATGATGCTCTTTGATAACTCATTTTCGCAAGGAGACTGGATAGTTTGTGGCGATATAGAGGGTACTGTCGTTGAGGTTGGCTTTAGAAAGACGACTATCAGAAGTTTTGATAATGCTTTAATCTTTGTGCCAAACTCAAAACTAGCAAGTGATCCTGTTAGAAACTGGAGTAGAAGAAAAGTCGGTAGACGTATCAGAATGCTAATAGGCATTGAATATGGAGCAACAACTGACGAGATTAAAAAATGTGTAGATGACATAAAAACTATGTTGATAAATCATCCAGATATTGCCAAAAGTGAGGATATAACAGCAAAGAAAAAGGGGCTAAAATATAGACAAAGTATAGTTTCGGTTGATGATTATGCTGGGTATAAATCAAATTTATTTGTCGTGGTTGATGATTTTGCAGATAGCTCGATAAATATC
- a CDS encoding carbonic anhydrase has protein sequence MDDSLLEGAVKFMEDGFLEHEELFKSLQNRQDPHTLFISCVDSRVVPNLITNCLPGELFMVRNIANIVPPYRVSEEFLATTSAIEYALELLNIKNIIICGHSDCGGCAALYMDEKKLKTTPNVRNWIKLIEPIKREVLKFTSDDPAKMAWLTERLNVINSIENIMTYPNVKEEYERGNLQIYGWHYIIETGEIFSYDLKEGTFKLLADKRGENA, from the coding sequence ATGGATGACTCGCTACTTGAAGGTGCGGTAAAATTTATGGAAGATGGCTTTTTAGAGCATGAAGAGCTTTTTAAAAGTCTACAAAATAGACAAGACCCACATACCCTTTTTATATCCTGTGTTGATTCAAGAGTAGTACCGAATTTGATAACAAACTGCCTCCCAGGCGAGCTTTTTATGGTGCGAAATATCGCAAACATCGTGCCACCTTATAGAGTGAGCGAGGAATTTTTGGCAACGACTTCTGCTATCGAATATGCATTAGAGCTTTTAAATATCAAAAATATTATTATTTGCGGGCACTCTGACTGTGGTGGATGTGCAGCGCTTTATATGGATGAAAAAAAGCTCAAAACTACACCAAATGTTAGAAATTGGATAAAGCTAATAGAACCAATTAAGAGAGAAGTGCTTAAATTTACAAGCGACGATCCAGCAAAGATGGCGTGGCTAACTGAGAGATTAAATGTGATAAATTCGATCGAAAATATAATGACTTATCCAAATGTAAAAGAGGAGTATGAAAGAGGAAATCTTCAAATTTATGGCTGGCACTACATTATAGAAACCGGTGAAATTTTTAGCTACGATTTAAAAGAGGGCACATTCAAACTTTTAGCAGATAAAAGGGGTGAAAATGCGTAA
- a CDS encoding Bax inhibitor-1/YccA family protein, producing the protein MSLYDRNYAKQNQEELAYSQSSLSTFIKQTYQLFAASLLSATAGAYVGISIAGVFAANRFLFWGLVIVEFALLFGLMAAKRKEGLNLILLFAFTFISGLTLTPLLSAILTMPSGAGIVAQAFGLTTVAFGALSVFAMNTKRDFTTMGKMLFITLIVIIAAAIINIFVKSTMFQLVIASISSILFSAYILFDTQNIIRGNYETPVEGAVALYLDFVNLFTSLLQILGIFNRND; encoded by the coding sequence ATGAGTCTGTATGATAGGAACTACGCAAAACAAAATCAAGAAGAACTTGCGTACTCTCAAAGCTCACTAAGCACTTTTATAAAACAAACTTATCAACTTTTTGCAGCATCACTACTTTCAGCAACAGCTGGCGCTTATGTAGGTATTAGCATCGCTGGCGTTTTTGCGGCAAATAGATTTTTGTTTTGGGGGCTTGTTATAGTCGAATTTGCACTACTTTTTGGCTTAATGGCAGCTAAACGTAAAGAGGGATTAAATTTAATACTTCTATTTGCATTTACTTTTATAAGTGGCCTTACGCTAACTCCGCTACTTTCAGCAATCCTTACCATGCCAAGTGGAGCTGGTATCGTAGCTCAAGCATTTGGACTAACAACAGTTGCTTTTGGTGCGTTAAGCGTCTTTGCGATGAATACAAAACGTGACTTTACAACAATGGGTAAAATGTTATTCATAACCTTAATTGTTATCATTGCAGCAGCTATTATCAATATCTTTGTTAAAAGTACAATGTTTCAACTTGTAATCGCAAGTATTTCATCGATCTTATTTAGCGCATATATACTTTTTGATACGCAAAATATTATCCGTGGAAACTATGAAACACCAGTTGAAGGCGCAGTTGCTTTGTATCTTGATTTTGTAAATCTATTTACATCATTACTACAAATTTTAGGAATTTTTAATAGAAACGACTAA
- a CDS encoding thiamine-phosphate pyrophosphorylase, which yields METTKDERIYRVIDANLNRLKEGLRVVEDIKRYVFDDAKLAYKIKSLRHKAKIPQKEFLKFRNSQNDVLKTSTKSEQARENLDEIITANFKRAQESARVLEECFKLVNLEQAELFKGIRYELYELEKEL from the coding sequence ATAGAAACGACTAAAGATGAGCGCATCTACCGAGTAATAGATGCGAATCTAAATAGGCTAAAAGAAGGGCTTCGCGTTGTTGAAGATATAAAAAGATACGTCTTTGATGACGCTAAGCTCGCCTACAAAATAAAATCCCTCCGCCACAAAGCAAAGATCCCACAAAAAGAATTTTTAAAATTTAGAAATTCTCAAAATGATGTCTTAAAAACTAGCACAAAAAGCGAGCAAGCTAGAGAAAATTTAGACGAGATAATCACTGCAAATTTCAAGCGTGCTCAGGAGAGTGCTCGCGTGCTTGAAGAGTGCTTTAAGCTCGTAAATTTAGAACAAGCCGAGCTTTTTAAAGGCATAAGATACGAGCTTTATGAGCTTGAAAAAGAACTTTAA
- the secG gene encoding preprotein translocase subunit SecG, which produces MSLIFLILQFALAVIITIAVLLQKSSSIGLGAYSGSNESLFGAKGPAGFLAKFTFVVGVLFILNTLALGYFYNKDLKRSIVDSVDSKSLVIPKSNDVPSAPSAPQTPAK; this is translated from the coding sequence GTGAGTTTAATATTTTTGATCTTACAGTTTGCTCTAGCTGTCATCATAACTATCGCTGTTTTACTTCAAAAAAGCTCATCTATCGGACTTGGGGCATATAGCGGAAGTAACGAGAGTCTTTTTGGAGCAAAAGGACCAGCTGGATTTTTAGCTAAATTTACCTTTGTGGTAGGCGTTTTGTTTATCCTAAACACACTTGCACTTGGATATTTTTACAACAAAGATCTAAAACGCTCTATCGTTGATAGCGTCGATAGTAAATCTCTAGTCATACCAAAGTCAAACGACGTACCATCAGCTCCTAGTGCACCACAAACTCCAGCAAAATAA
- a CDS encoding polysaccharide deacetylase family protein translates to MIKTLLASFLALTFALADAHILVYHRFDDPRHTSTDISIKNLREQFEYFKNNGYEVVKLSKLVDAVNAGEKIPDNWIVITVDDGYKSFYDKALSVFKEYNYPFTIMIYVEAIAGKYGDYLTFDQIKELEAYGEIGYHSYAHPRMTKLSDEALREDFQKGVETFEKHMGYKPKFFAVPYGEIDSRVVKLAKEFGFLALLNQNSGAVSDKSDVYDLYRTPVMNGTKIALTFNSKFLNAQWIFPDSYPQNNAIDKLIIKTDTNASEGSFFMTGFNGFKKVPMTNGVFECKFNPPLDKRKVLISLKVDHQRSTKLLIKDINAK, encoded by the coding sequence ATGATAAAAACACTTTTAGCGTCATTCTTGGCGCTAACATTTGCTTTAGCAGACGCTCATATTTTAGTCTATCATCGCTTTGACGATCCAAGACATACAAGCACTGATATTTCTATTAAAAATTTAAGAGAGCAGTTTGAATATTTCAAAAATAATGGCTATGAAGTCGTTAAACTCTCAAAGCTAGTCGATGCTGTAAATGCTGGCGAAAAAATACCTGATAACTGGATCGTCATCACTGTAGATGATGGTTATAAAAGTTTCTATGACAAGGCCCTTAGTGTATTTAAAGAGTATAACTATCCATTCACCATAATGATATATGTCGAGGCTATTGCTGGAAAATATGGCGATTATCTGACATTTGATCAGATTAAAGAACTTGAGGCTTATGGTGAGATTGGATACCACTCGTACGCTCATCCAAGGATGACAAAACTTAGCGATGAGGCATTAAGAGAGGATTTTCAAAAGGGTGTAGAGACCTTTGAAAAACATATGGGCTATAAGCCAAAATTCTTTGCAGTACCTTATGGTGAGATCGATAGTAGAGTCGTAAAACTTGCAAAAGAATTTGGTTTTTTAGCACTTTTAAATCAAAACTCAGGTGCGGTTTCAGACAAGAGTGATGTTTACGATCTTTATAGAACGCCCGTAATGAACGGTACCAAAATAGCACTAACGTTTAATAGCAAATTTCTAAATGCCCAGTGGATATTTCCGGATAGCTATCCGCAAAATAATGCAATAGACAAACTTATTATAAAAACTGATACAAATGCTAGCGAAGGTAGTTTCTTTATGACTGGCTTTAATGGCTTTAAAAAGGTACCTATGACAAATGGTGTTTTTGAGTGTAAATTTAACCCACCGCTCGATAAACGCAAAGTTTTAATATCACTAAAAGTAGATCATCAACGAAGTACAAAACTTCTAATAAAGGACATCAATGCTAAATAA
- the frr gene encoding ribosome recycling factor — protein sequence MLNKIYETQKEGCEKAIASLKRDFTTLRTGKVNINIVDHVMVDYYGSPTPLNQVATVLTSDASTIAITPWEKSMIKAISSAIQAANIGVNPNSDGESVKLFFPPMTVEQRQENAKHAKSMGEKAKVSIRNVRKDANDEVKKLEKDKAITEDESKKGQDEVQKITDTYTAKIDTLVKEKEAELLKI from the coding sequence ATGCTAAATAAAATTTACGAAACACAAAAAGAAGGCTGCGAAAAAGCAATAGCTTCATTAAAACGCGACTTTACAACGCTTAGAACGGGCAAGGTAAACATTAATATTGTAGATCATGTAATGGTTGATTATTACGGCTCGCCAACTCCGCTCAACCAAGTAGCTACTGTGCTTACAAGCGATGCTTCAACTATCGCTATCACACCTTGGGAAAAAAGTATGATAAAAGCCATATCATCGGCTATCCAAGCAGCAAATATCGGCGTCAATCCAAATAGTGATGGTGAGAGTGTCAAGCTATTTTTTCCACCTATGACCGTCGAGCAACGCCAAGAAAATGCAAAACATGCAAAATCAATGGGAGAAAAAGCCAAAGTCAGTATAAGAAACGTAAGAAAAGATGCAAATGATGAAGTCAAAAAGCTTGAAAAAGATAAAGCTATAACTGAAGACGAGAGTAAAAAGGGGCAGGATGAGGTTCAAAAGATAACTGACACCTACACTGCAAAAATCGATACTCTTGTAAAAGAAAAAGAGGCTGAGCTTTTAAAAATCTAA
- a CDS encoding spore coat protein, translating into MQNLKQYVNEILKSHSDGNDRIFSFEFDGQKFWLKRIEKNIEGGFLTKIFKPNPYKSFANEIKKLEILNEAKAPAPKLILKSNEFFVIEDVGEPISQLFKYSNDEKFKHEILLKAARALAGLHALNFAHGRPALRDIAIKNDEIKFLDFESKFFSHDLELQKCRDLLVFIDELFRFKISDEFASEVISEYLIAGGTQIYARSLQLIIKFKPLYYLLKPFKSLNKKDLNAVIRTFEYLLPIAQNK; encoded by the coding sequence ATGCAAAATTTAAAACAATATGTCAATGAAATTTTAAAAAGTCATAGTGACGGCAATGATCGTATCTTTAGCTTTGAATTTGATGGACAAAAATTTTGGTTAAAACGTATTGAAAAAAACATTGAAGGTGGATTTTTAACTAAAATTTTCAAGCCAAATCCTTATAAATCATTTGCCAACGAGATAAAAAAACTTGAAATTTTAAACGAAGCCAAAGCTCCTGCTCCAAAACTCATTCTAAAAAGTAATGAGTTTTTCGTGATAGAAGATGTCGGTGAACCGATTTCTCAGCTTTTTAAATATAGCAACGATGAAAAATTTAAACATGAAATTCTACTAAAAGCGGCCCGCGCACTAGCTGGACTTCACGCACTAAATTTTGCGCACGGACGCCCAGCTCTTAGGGATATTGCCATAAAAAATGACGAGATAAAATTTTTAGACTTTGAGTCAAAATTTTTTAGCCATGACCTAGAGCTTCAAAAGTGTCGCGATCTGCTTGTTTTTATAGACGAGTTATTTCGTTTTAAAATTTCAGACGAGTTTGCAAGCGAAGTCATTAGTGAATATTTGATAGCTGGTGGGACTCAAATTTACGCGCGCTCACTACAGCTAATTATAAAATTTAAACCACTTTACTACTTGCTAAAACCATTTAAATCTCTAAATAAAAAGGATCTAAACGCAGTCATCAGAACCTTTGAGTATCTCTTACCGATCGCTCAAAATAAATAG
- a CDS encoding PepSY-associated TM helix domain-containing protein encodes MFLKRGKIIFNIHLIIGLIAAIPLIFMTLSAPFASYREEIKSAINKNFINLIPSEKENLSLNELLAKAKNEIQFDTLESLQIGGANEAYRISITKDKKQLNFFIDPRSGEVISEDWGEKFRIIILSLHRNLGLALLDSKVPANIGKQIVAVSSIIMALLAISGLILYAPAIKRNFLNSLKIKPKAKGYACFYNLHTSLGTYVAILLVVMSLTGLYWSYGWVRSGVNSIFFDLKTAPMKKSLPQSNLLPISDEKFKEIETAEQIFKDNITLELKSLTINVPENNQTNYTINYETSESQVGKLKLDASAGKIKENKLISKAESIPEAKKAGRKVLSLHTGEMFGEIGQIVFAVSCVIAVLLIITGFLMTIKRTKAL; translated from the coding sequence ATGTTTTTAAAACGAGGAAAAATCATCTTCAACATCCACCTAATAATCGGACTAATTGCGGCTATTCCGCTAATATTTATGACTCTTTCAGCACCATTTGCGTCTTATAGAGAAGAGATCAAAAGTGCGATAAATAAAAATTTTATAAATCTAATTCCTAGCGAAAAAGAAAATTTAAGCTTAAATGAACTCCTAGCTAAAGCAAAAAATGAGATTCAATTTGATACGCTTGAAAGCTTACAAATAGGTGGAGCAAATGAAGCTTATCGTATAAGCATTACAAAGGATAAAAAGCAATTAAATTTCTTCATAGATCCAAGAAGTGGCGAAGTTATTAGCGAGGACTGGGGTGAGAAATTTCGTATCATTATCTTAAGTCTTCATAGAAATTTAGGCCTTGCTCTGCTTGATAGCAAAGTCCCGGCCAACATCGGCAAGCAAATAGTCGCGGTTAGCTCCATCATCATGGCGCTCCTTGCTATCAGTGGTCTCATACTCTACGCACCAGCGATCAAGCGAAATTTCTTAAATTCACTAAAGATCAAGCCAAAAGCAAAGGGCTACGCCTGCTTCTACAACCTTCACACCAGCCTTGGCACCTACGTGGCGATCTTACTTGTGGTGATGTCACTAACTGGACTTTACTGGTCTTATGGCTGGGTCAGAAGCGGCGTAAATAGTATATTTTTCGATCTAAAAACAGCTCCAATGAAAAAAAGTCTACCACAATCAAATTTACTTCCAATAAGCGACGAAAAATTTAAAGAGATCGAGACTGCGGAACAAATTTTTAAGGATAACATCACGCTAGAGCTAAAATCGCTCACGATAAACGTACCTGAAAATAACCAAACTAACTACACTATAAACTACGAAACAAGTGAGAGCCAAGTGGGCAAACTAAAGCTTGACGCGAGCGCTGGTAAGATCAAAGAGAATAAGCTTATTAGCAAGGCTGAAAGCATCCCAGAGGCTAAAAAAGCTGGCCGCAAAGTGCTTAGTCTGCACACCGGTGAGATGTTTGGCGAGATCGGCCAGATCGTATTTGCAGTATCATGCGTGATCGCAGTTTTACTAATAATAACTGGCTTTTTGATGACCATAAAAAGGACTAAGGCTCTCTAA
- a CDS encoding ribonucleotide-diphosphate reductase subunit beta, giving the protein MNRKRIYNPSSNENLTDRRVFNGNPHGILNFTKAKYEWALKLWDLMEANTWFPKEVDTTDDVRDYAYNLTEAEKRMYDLVWSQLISMDSFQTNNLADNINPYITAPEINAVLSRQAYEEANHSKSYAVMVEAICDNTDLIYEMEKHDDVLREKNDYISSVYEELAGEVTDEKLLLAMVANQILEGIYFYSGFTAIYALARAGKMLGSAQMIRFIQRDEITHLLLFQNMINSVRKERPDLFTPETEAKIYDMFEKAGNLEIKWGKYITQNQIMGFTDDIIEQYIHYLIDQRLVAIGLKRKYNVAHPIKWVDDFAKFNDQKSNFFEAKVTNYSKGSISFDDF; this is encoded by the coding sequence ATGAATAGAAAACGTATCTACAACCCAAGTTCAAATGAAAATTTGACCGACAGAAGAGTCTTTAACGGCAACCCACACGGCATTTTAAATTTCACCAAGGCAAAATACGAGTGGGCGTTAAAGCTTTGGGACCTCATGGAGGCAAATACCTGGTTTCCAAAAGAGGTCGATACTACCGATGACGTGCGCGACTACGCCTACAACCTCACAGAGGCTGAAAAGCGCATGTACGACCTAGTCTGGAGCCAGCTCATCTCGATGGATAGCTTTCAGACAAATAACCTAGCTGATAACATCAACCCTTACATCACCGCGCCAGAGATCAACGCCGTGCTAAGCCGCCAAGCCTACGAAGAGGCAAACCACAGCAAGTCTTACGCTGTCATGGTCGAGGCGATCTGTGACAACACCGACCTCATCTACGAGATGGAGAAGCACGACGACGTCTTACGCGAGAAAAACGACTACATCTCAAGCGTCTATGAAGAGCTTGCGGGTGAAGTGACTGACGAGAAACTACTTCTTGCGATGGTTGCGAACCAAATTTTAGAGGGAATCTATTTTTACAGTGGCTTTACAGCGATCTACGCTCTAGCTCGTGCAGGCAAGATGCTAGGCTCAGCGCAGATGATACGCTTCATCCAACGCGACGAGATCACACACCTACTTTTATTTCAAAACATGATAAATTCAGTCCGCAAAGAGAGGCCTGACCTCTTTACACCTGAGACTGAGGCAAAAATTTATGATATGTTTGAAAAAGCTGGAAATTTAGAGATCAAATGGGGCAAATACATCACTCAGAACCAAATAATGGGCTTTACTGATGATATCATCGAGCAGTACATCCACTATCTCATCGACCAACGCCTAGTTGCGATCGGCCTAAAACGCAAATACAATGTCGCTCACCCAATCAAATGGGTCGATGACTTTGCGAAATTTAACGACCAAAAGTCAAATTTCTTTGAAGCAAAGGTGACAAACTACAGCAAGGGAAGCATCAGCTTTGATGACTTTTAA
- a CDS encoding carbon-nitrogen hydrolase family protein, with protein sequence MSENLNLISLTLKAKNATDRLEELANLVEAAPKNSLILASELCISGYDFDGFFAGANKAILGGMIGSFDAMLLERLQEVLSPDKFLGFTHLTSLNKSAGLAQISNLNPHQPKIYNEFLLLNSNNVFHSQFKAELFRPNLEHEIFAAGDVSEINAFDFRGLKLGVLICFELRDSTLWAKLKGCDIIMVPAMWGKAREEAYLSLCKALAIANNCYVMISSSLALEVAGVFLPNGTLVKETIFDANLIKEIKTNLGIL encoded by the coding sequence ATGAGCGAAAATTTAAACCTAATAAGCCTAACTTTAAAGGCAAAAAATGCAACGGATCGCCTAGAGGAGCTTGCAAATTTAGTTGAGGCTGCGCCTAAAAACTCACTCATTCTTGCAAGCGAGCTTTGCATCAGCGGCTATGACTTTGACGGCTTTTTTGCTGGGGCGAACAAAGCGATACTTGGTGGCATGATAGGTAGCTTTGATGCAATGCTGCTTGAACGCTTGCAAGAGGTACTTAGTCCAGATAAATTTCTTGGTTTTACACACCTTACTAGCCTAAACAAAAGCGCAGGACTCGCTCAAATTTCAAATCTAAATCCGCACCAGCCAAAAATTTATAACGAATTTTTGCTTCTTAACTCAAATAATGTCTTTCATTCACAATTTAAAGCCGAACTTTTTAGGCCAAATTTAGAGCATGAAATTTTTGCCGCTGGCGATGTGAGCGAGATAAATGCCTTTGATTTTAGAGGGCTAAAGCTTGGCGTGCTAATCTGTTTTGAACTACGCGATAGCACACTCTGGGCAAAGCTAAAAGGATGTGATATCATCATGGTACCAGCCATGTGGGGCAAGGCTAGAGAGGAAGCCTACCTTAGCCTTTGCAAGGCACTTGCGATCGCAAACAACTGCTATGTCATGATCTCAAGCTCTCTTGCATTAGAAGTTGCTGGGGTATTTTTACCAAATGGCACACTTGTTAAAGAGACGATATTCGATGCAAATTTAATAAAAGAGATCAAAACAAATTTAGGAATTTTATAA
- a CDS encoding protein-L-isoaspartate(D-aspartate) O-methyltransferase, with amino-acid sequence MTQLEAIKCQNLASDIADEITLSPLLFDAISTTEREIFVPIPAHAYKLDAQPILGNQWISSPLTVAKMTMALECENMDNILEIGCGSGYQAAILSKLAHRIFSVERIEKLAMEAKKRFEVLKIRNVHVRYDDGNNGWRSYAPFDRILLSAAADEISPNLFKQLKNGGILVAPMKKDGKQFIAKFKKDKDGNLEKEYLDECLFVPLLEGRE; translated from the coding sequence TTGACCCAACTAGAAGCGATAAAATGCCAAAATTTGGCTAGCGATATAGCCGATGAGATCACGCTAAGTCCGCTTTTGTTTGACGCGATATCAACAACCGAGCGTGAAATTTTCGTACCTATCCCTGCACATGCTTACAAGCTTGACGCACAACCAATCTTGGGTAATCAGTGGATCAGCTCGCCACTAACTGTAGCAAAAATGACGATGGCACTAGAGTGCGAAAACATGGACAATATCCTAGAAATAGGCTGCGGTAGTGGCTATCAAGCAGCGATCTTAAGCAAGCTTGCGCATAGAATTTTTAGCGTCGAACGTATAGAAAAACTAGCCATGGAGGCAAAAAAACGCTTCGAGGTATTAAAGATCAGAAACGTGCACGTAAGGTATGATGACGGCAACAATGGCTGGCGAAGCTACGCACCATTTGATCGTATCCTGCTCTCGGCAGCTGCTGATGAGATCTCGCCAAATTTATTTAAGCAGCTTAAAAATGGTGGAATTTTAGTAGCTCCAATGAAGAAAGATGGCAAGCAATTTATCGCTAAATTTAAAAAAGATAAAGATGGAAATTTAGAAAAAGAGTACTTAGATGAGTGCCTTTTTGTACCACTTCTTGAAGGTAGAGAGTAA